A region of Desulfuromonas sp. TF DNA encodes the following proteins:
- the proB gene encoding glutamate 5-kinase codes for MRKILFSHVRRVVVKIGSGVVSNQNGLDVPRIASLSQDVCALLERGYEIVLVSSGAVAAGKGDLGIVGRPPSIPLKQAAAAIGQSRLMRAYKEGFVVRERKVAQVLLTRDDLANRRRYLNARNTLMTLLEYGITPIINENDTVVVDEIRFGDNDNLSAMVTNLAEANLLVILSDVDGLFDSDPTRNPGARLIPEVERITPEIEAMAGTAGTALGTGGMVTKIKAAKRAALYGVGTVVLNGRTPGALTRLFDGEDLGTYFLPGNNRMAAKKHWIAFTKKPRGKLFVDDGAKRAVLDGGKSLLPSGINGVEGGFDRGDAVRLCDQNGVEFAKGVINYALPELLRIMGKKTGEIEKILGYKYGDEVIHRDNLVLKK; via the coding sequence ATGCGCAAGATTCTTTTCTCTCACGTCCGGCGGGTGGTGGTCAAGATCGGCAGCGGGGTTGTCTCCAACCAGAACGGTCTGGACGTTCCCCGGATCGCATCACTTTCCCAGGATGTCTGCGCCCTGCTCGAACGGGGTTATGAGATCGTTCTGGTGTCTTCGGGAGCGGTGGCCGCCGGCAAGGGTGATCTGGGGATCGTCGGACGTCCTCCTTCCATCCCCTTGAAACAGGCTGCGGCCGCCATCGGCCAGAGTCGCCTGATGCGGGCCTACAAGGAGGGGTTTGTGGTTCGGGAGCGCAAAGTGGCCCAGGTCCTGCTCACCCGTGACGATCTGGCAAACCGCCGTCGCTATCTCAATGCCCGCAATACCCTGATGACCCTGCTGGAATACGGAATCACCCCCATCATCAACGAAAATGATACCGTAGTGGTGGACGAGATTCGCTTCGGCGACAACGACAATCTCTCCGCCATGGTGACCAATCTGGCCGAGGCTAATCTTCTGGTCATCCTCTCCGATGTGGACGGCCTCTTCGACAGCGACCCCACCCGGAACCCCGGTGCCCGGCTGATTCCGGAGGTCGAGCGCATCACCCCGGAAATCGAGGCGATGGCCGGAACCGCCGGAACAGCGCTGGGCACCGGCGGCATGGTCACCAAGATCAAGGCCGCCAAGCGGGCAGCCCTCTATGGCGTGGGTACGGTGGTCCTCAACGGCCGCACTCCCGGCGCTTTGACCCGCCTCTTCGACGGCGAGGACCTGGGAACCTATTTTCTTCCCGGAAACAATCGGATGGCCGCCAAAAAGCACTGGATCGCCTTCACCAAGAAGCCTCGGGGCAAGCTCTTCGTGGACGACGGGGCAAAGCGCGCCGTTTTGGACGGAGGCAAGAGCCTTCTGCCCTCTGGGATAAACGGAGTGGAGGGAGGCTTCGATCGGGGAGATGCGGTGCGCCTCTGCGATCAGAACGGGGTGGAATTCGCCAAGGGGGTCATCAATTACGCCTTGCCCGAGCTGCTGCGGATCATGGGTAAGAAAACCGGTGAAATCGAGAAGATTCTCGGTTACAAGTACGGGGACGAAGTGATTCATCGGGACAATCTCGTTCTAAAAAAATAG